One genomic region from Streptomyces venezuelae encodes:
- a CDS encoding TerD family protein: MGVTLAKGGNVSLSKAAPNLTKVLVGLGWDARSTTGAPFDLDASALLCQAGRVLGDEYFVFYNQLRSPEGSVEHTGDNLTGEGDGDDESLIVDLTKVPAHCDKIVFPVSIHDADNRAQSFGQVSNAFIRVVNQSDGQELARYDLSEDASSETAMIFGELYRYNGEWKFRAVGQGYASGLRGIALDFGVNVS; encoded by the coding sequence ATGGGTGTCACACTCGCCAAGGGAGGCAATGTCTCCCTCTCCAAGGCCGCTCCCAACCTCACCAAGGTCCTCGTAGGGCTCGGCTGGGACGCGCGCTCCACCACCGGAGCCCCCTTCGACCTCGACGCCAGCGCCCTGCTGTGCCAGGCCGGACGCGTGCTGGGCGACGAGTACTTCGTCTTCTACAACCAGCTCCGCAGCCCCGAGGGCTCCGTCGAACACACCGGCGACAACCTCACCGGCGAGGGTGACGGGGACGACGAGTCCCTCATCGTGGACCTCACCAAGGTCCCGGCCCACTGCGACAAGATCGTCTTCCCCGTCTCGATCCACGACGCCGACAACCGCGCACAGAGCTTCGGTCAGGTCAGCAACGCCTTCATCCGGGTCGTGAACCAGTCGGACGGCCAGGAGCTCGCGCGCTACGACCTCTCCGAGGACGCCTCCTCCGAGACCGCGATGATCTTCGGCGAGCTCTACCGCTACAACGGCGAATGGAAGTTCAGAGCGGTCGGTCAGGGGTACGCGTCCGGGCTCCGGGGCATCGCTCTAGACTTCGGGGTCAACGTTTCGTAA
- a CDS encoding DUF475 domain-containing protein, with translation MVLKTFGWSFAITALGLVAAVLYGGWEAFGIVAILCVLEISLSFDNAVVNAGILKKMNAFWQKIFLTIGILIAVFGMRLVFPVVIVAISAKIGPIEAVDLALNDAERYEQLVTDAHPSIAAFGGMFLLMIFLDFIFEDRDIKWLGWLERPLAKLGKVDMLSVCIALIVLAISAMTFATQAHQHGGTHIDAASTVLLSGVFGLITYLIVGGLSSFFENKLEEEEEREHEAEEEAKRSGKKVTVVQLAGKAAFFMFLYLEVLDASFSFDGVIGAFAITNDIVLMALGLGVGAMYVRSLTVYLVRQGTLDDYVYLEHGAHYAIGALAVILMISIRFQIPEIVTGGIGVALIAWSFWSSVRRNKALAAAEGGSGGKTEVSAGV, from the coding sequence GTGGTTCTGAAAACCTTCGGCTGGTCGTTCGCGATCACTGCGCTCGGTCTGGTCGCAGCGGTGCTCTACGGGGGGTGGGAGGCCTTCGGGATCGTCGCGATCCTCTGCGTCCTCGAGATCTCGCTGTCCTTCGACAACGCGGTGGTCAACGCCGGAATCCTGAAGAAGATGAATGCCTTCTGGCAGAAGATCTTCCTCACCATCGGCATCCTGATCGCCGTCTTCGGCATGCGACTGGTCTTCCCCGTCGTGATCGTCGCGATCAGCGCCAAGATCGGCCCCATCGAGGCCGTCGATCTCGCGCTCAACGACGCCGAGCGCTACGAGCAGCTCGTGACCGACGCCCACCCGTCGATCGCGGCCTTCGGCGGCATGTTCCTGCTGATGATCTTCCTCGACTTCATCTTCGAGGACCGTGACATCAAGTGGCTCGGCTGGCTGGAGCGCCCGCTGGCCAAGCTCGGCAAGGTCGACATGCTCTCGGTCTGCATCGCCCTGATCGTCCTGGCGATCAGCGCCATGACCTTCGCGACCCAGGCCCACCAGCACGGCGGCACGCACATCGACGCGGCGTCGACCGTCCTGCTCTCGGGCGTCTTCGGTCTGATCACCTACCTCATCGTCGGCGGTCTCTCCAGCTTCTTCGAGAACAAGCTGGAGGAGGAAGAGGAGCGCGAGCACGAGGCCGAGGAAGAGGCCAAGCGCAGCGGCAAGAAGGTCACCGTCGTCCAGCTGGCCGGCAAGGCCGCCTTCTTCATGTTCCTGTACCTGGAGGTCCTCGACGCCTCCTTCTCCTTCGACGGTGTCATCGGCGCCTTCGCCATCACCAACGACATCGTCCTGATGGCGCTCGGCCTCGGCGTCGGCGCCATGTACGTCCGTTCGCTGACGGTCTACCTGGTCCGCCAGGGCACCCTCGACGACTACGTCTACCTGGAGCACGGCGCGCACTACGCGATCGGCGCGCTGGCCGTCATCCTCATGATCAGCATCCGCTTCCAGATCCCCGAGATCGTCACCGGTGGTATCGGTGTCGCCCTCATCGCCTGGTCCTTCTGGTCCTCCGTCCGGCGCAACAAGGCCCTCGCGGCGGCCGAGGGCGGCTCGGGCGGCAAGACGGAGGTGTCCGCCGGGGTGTGA
- a CDS encoding Tellurium resistance has protein sequence MAFWDNLFPGRAAQFDMGGAASNTIDLTKRRPSVSLTKQGAATGNLRVNLSWRMRTSDLEGRSRQSGRLLRNPAQFFKPEVVQAHTQGMVNVDLDLGCLYELTDGSKGVVQPLGGFFGDLNGAPYVKLSGDDRFGGSSGETIFINLDHKDEIKRLLFFVYIYDQTPAFDRTHAKITLYPSNGPRIEIDLDERAPQARSCAVFSVDNTKGDLTVRREVRFVYGFQAELDRLYGWGLQWGRGYKTKA, from the coding sequence ATGGCCTTCTGGGACAACCTGTTTCCGGGGCGCGCGGCGCAGTTCGACATGGGCGGAGCCGCGTCGAACACGATCGACCTGACGAAGCGGCGCCCGTCGGTCTCACTCACCAAGCAGGGCGCCGCCACCGGCAACCTCCGGGTCAACCTCTCCTGGCGGATGCGGACCTCCGACCTCGAAGGGCGCTCCCGGCAGAGCGGCCGGCTGCTGCGCAACCCCGCGCAGTTCTTCAAGCCCGAGGTCGTCCAGGCCCACACCCAGGGCATGGTCAACGTCGACCTGGACCTCGGCTGTCTCTACGAGCTCACCGACGGCAGCAAGGGCGTGGTGCAGCCCCTCGGCGGCTTCTTCGGCGACCTCAACGGCGCCCCGTACGTGAAGCTCAGCGGCGACGACCGCTTCGGGGGCTCCTCCGGAGAGACGATCTTCATCAATCTGGACCACAAGGACGAGATCAAGCGGCTGCTCTTCTTCGTCTACATCTACGACCAGACGCCGGCCTTCGACCGCACCCACGCCAAGATCACGCTCTACCCGAGCAACGGCCCCCGGATCGAGATCGACCTCGACGAGCGGGCCCCGCAGGCCCGCTCCTGCGCGGTCTTCTCCGTGGACAACACGAAGGGCGACCTGACCGTCCGCCGCGAGGTGCGCTTCGTGTACGGCTTCCAGGCCGAGCTGGACCGTCTGTACGGCTGGGGACTGCAGTGGGGGCGCGGCTACAAGACCAAGGCGTGA
- a CDS encoding TerD family protein — translation MTHAMLKGSNVPLDTAAVRAVLCWTPGPGVPDVDASALLLGAEGRVRSDEDFVFYNQPRHPSGCVRRLPKKRVGQGLTDTVEADLGSLEASVDRVVVAASSDGGTFRSVSDLRILLYDATAGPDREPLALFDVTAETGEETAVICGELYRRGDGWKFRAVGQGYPTGLVGLATDFGISVDEDAQEAAQEAAQGAAQGAQDLPEAQDGATGAPAPDLPVAGSPDLDATVVHAPVPPQPTAPPMPDRAPSYGYPQGASPGGPPAHAPAPAYGYPQPVHRTDPHAAPEFRMPPMGPQFVRP, via the coding sequence ATGACGCACGCGATGCTGAAGGGCTCCAACGTCCCTCTCGACACCGCGGCCGTACGGGCCGTGCTCTGCTGGACCCCGGGCCCCGGGGTCCCCGACGTGGACGCCTCGGCCCTGCTCCTCGGCGCCGAGGGCCGCGTGCGGTCCGACGAGGACTTCGTCTTCTACAACCAGCCGCGCCACCCCTCGGGGTGTGTGCGGCGGCTGCCGAAGAAGCGGGTGGGCCAGGGGCTGACGGACACCGTGGAGGCCGATCTGGGCAGCCTGGAGGCTTCGGTCGACCGGGTGGTCGTCGCGGCCTCCTCCGACGGCGGCACCTTCCGGTCCGTCTCCGACCTGCGGATCCTGCTGTACGACGCGACCGCCGGGCCGGACCGTGAGCCGCTGGCGCTGTTCGACGTGACGGCGGAGACCGGCGAGGAGACGGCGGTCATCTGCGGCGAGCTGTACCGGCGCGGGGACGGCTGGAAGTTCCGCGCGGTGGGGCAGGGCTACCCGACGGGTCTCGTCGGCCTCGCCACGGACTTCGGCATCTCCGTCGACGAGGATGCCCAGGAAGCGGCCCAGGAGGCCGCCCAGGGGGCCGCTCAGGGGGCTCAGGACCTCCCCGAGGCCCAGGACGGCGCGACCGGCGCCCCCGCCCCTGATCTCCCCGTCGCCGGCTCCCCGGATCTCGACGCGACCGTGGTCCACGCCCCCGTGCCGCCGCAGCCGACGGCGCCGCCCATGCCGGACCGGGCGCCCTCCTACGGATACCCGCAGGGGGCCTCTCCGGGAGGACCGCCGGCGCACGCGCCGGCCCCCGCGTACGGCTACCCCCAGCCCGTCCACCGGACCGACCCGCACGCGGCTCCGGAGTTCCGGATGCCCCCCATGGGCCCCCAGTTCGTCAGGCCCTGA
- a CDS encoding HpcH/HpaI aldolase/citrate lyase family protein, whose translation MRHFGHIPSATRTGLFHSEPAEFTADSPARTLAVALGATLYSPATRPRLADDIRKQAARGVVSMVLCLEDSISDADVQEGENNLVRQFADLAAGAEEATRTDAETTVGVPLLFIRVRDPRQITDLVARLGDTVRLLSGFVLPKFTEARGHAFLEALTQAERTSGRRLFAMPVLESPELLHLETRAETLAGIASITDKYRDRVLALRLGVTDFCSAYGLRRSPDMTAYDVKIVANVIADVVNVLGRSDGTGFTVTGPVWEYFRPGERMFKPQLRRSPFLEGRAEDLRTALIEHDLDGLLREIELDRANGLLGKTCIHPTHVVPVHALSVVSHEEWSDAQDILRPEQGGGGVLRSAYTNKMNEVKPHRAWAERILLRAEVFGVAKEDVGFVELLTAGLAG comes from the coding sequence ATGCGTCATTTCGGGCACATCCCGTCCGCAACGCGGACCGGGTTGTTCCACAGCGAGCCGGCCGAGTTCACGGCCGACTCGCCCGCACGCACGCTCGCCGTGGCCCTCGGCGCCACGCTCTACAGCCCGGCCACCCGGCCGCGGCTGGCGGACGACATCCGTAAACAGGCGGCGCGCGGAGTGGTCTCCATGGTCCTCTGCCTGGAGGACTCCATCAGCGACGCCGACGTCCAGGAGGGCGAGAACAACCTCGTCCGCCAGTTCGCCGACCTCGCCGCCGGGGCCGAGGAGGCCACCCGGACGGACGCGGAGACCACCGTCGGTGTGCCCCTGCTCTTCATTCGCGTACGCGATCCGCGCCAGATCACCGACCTCGTCGCCCGGCTCGGCGACACGGTCCGCCTGCTGTCCGGATTCGTACTGCCCAAGTTCACCGAGGCGCGCGGCCACGCCTTCCTCGAAGCGCTCACCCAGGCCGAGCGGACGAGCGGCAGGCGCCTCTTCGCCATGCCCGTCCTGGAGTCCCCCGAGCTCCTCCATCTGGAGACCCGGGCCGAGACCCTCGCCGGGATCGCCTCGATCACCGACAAGTACCGCGACCGCGTCCTCGCCCTGCGCCTCGGCGTCACCGATTTCTGCTCCGCCTACGGCCTGCGCCGCTCGCCCGACATGACGGCCTACGACGTCAAGATCGTCGCCAACGTCATCGCCGACGTCGTCAACGTCCTCGGCCGCTCCGACGGCACCGGCTTCACCGTCACCGGGCCCGTCTGGGAGTACTTCCGTCCCGGCGAGCGCATGTTCAAGCCGCAGCTTCGCCGCAGCCCCTTCCTGGAGGGCCGCGCCGAGGACCTGCGCACCGCCCTCATCGAGCACGACCTCGACGGGCTGCTGCGCGAGATCGAGCTCGACCGCGCGAACGGCCTGCTCGGAAAGACCTGCATCCACCCCACCCATGTGGTCCCGGTGCATGCGCTCTCCGTGGTCAGCCACGAGGAGTGGAGCGACGCCCAGGACATCCTGCGGCCCGAACAGGGCGGCGGCGGGGTGCTGCGCTCCGCGTACACGAACAAAATGAACGAAGTGAAGCCGCATCGCGCGTGGGCCGAACGCATCCTGCTGCGCGCCGAGGTCTTCGGCGTCGCGAAGGAGGACGTCGGCTTCGTGGAGCTGCTCACCGCCGGACTGGCCGGCTGA
- a CDS encoding phosphoribosyltransferase: MVWTGTWVAERLGVELIGGEELPALLGLALRRNPKRAHLLVSSVLGKHVPQRPSVVYGSGLGLGVRVRELLGDEEAARSVVLGYAETATALGHAVADGLGLAPYLHSTRRPVAGVARAGGFEESHSHATSHLLLPEDPALLAGGGPLVLVDDEFSTGNTVLNTIRDLHARYPRERYVVVALVDMRSPADLGRLEAFAEEIGARVDLIAAAAGTVRLPEGVLEKGRALVARHESAHVAPAAPAGRPAPVRVTLGWPEGLPDGGRHGFTPEHREHLEEVLPALAARIAEALEGAGGPGAGERPGSGAGGSVLVLGFEELMYAPLRLAGALEDAGHDVRYSTTTRSPVLAVDDPGYAIRTRLVFPAHDDPADGPGERYAYNVAGAGFGTVVLVVDSAADTPELHAPDGLLAQLAAHVPRVVLAVVPAYTPAVPSYEPSVTSSTPTVSEAPERSSMLPEPLRGPAFSSYAPEEVGWLLQDLSGVELEAPTEEREEAIQSGGAHYAESLPVEYQPSARYQELFHSALEGSAARMARAVGTVTETVLAERPGRSPVLVSLARAGTPVGVLMRRWAKARHGLDLPHYAVSIVRGRGIDANALRWLAAHHDPADVVFVDGWTGKGAITRELAEAIKEFENADGISGFDPEIAVLADPGSCVRTYGTREDFLIPSACLNSTVSGLISRTVLRSDLVGPHDFHGAKFYRELAGSDVSGAFVDAVAARFDEVAETVDVDVKELLAADRTPTWEGWAAVERISEEYGIHDVNLVKPGVGETTRVLLRRVPWKILAKRGAEADLAHVRLLAEQRGVPVETVDELPYSCVGLIHPQYTRGATGADGKAVVSQ, translated from the coding sequence GTGGTGTGGACCGGAACGTGGGTCGCGGAGCGACTGGGCGTCGAACTGATCGGCGGCGAGGAGCTACCGGCCCTGTTGGGCCTCGCACTGCGCCGTAACCCCAAACGGGCGCACCTGCTCGTCTCCAGCGTGCTCGGCAAGCACGTGCCGCAGCGGCCCTCCGTCGTGTACGGCTCCGGCCTCGGCCTCGGCGTGCGCGTCCGCGAGCTCCTCGGCGACGAGGAGGCGGCGCGCTCGGTCGTCCTCGGCTACGCGGAGACCGCCACCGCCCTGGGCCATGCCGTCGCCGACGGCCTCGGCCTGGCCCCGTACCTCCACTCCACCCGGCGGCCGGTGGCCGGGGTCGCCCGTGCGGGCGGCTTCGAGGAGTCCCACTCGCACGCGACCTCGCACCTCCTGCTGCCCGAGGACCCCGCGCTCCTCGCCGGCGGCGGGCCGCTGGTCCTCGTCGACGACGAGTTCTCCACCGGCAACACCGTCCTCAACACCATCCGGGACCTGCACGCCCGCTACCCGCGCGAGCGGTACGTCGTCGTGGCCCTCGTCGACATGCGTTCCCCCGCCGACCTCGGCCGCCTGGAGGCCTTCGCGGAGGAGATCGGCGCCCGCGTCGACCTGATCGCCGCCGCCGCCGGGACCGTACGCCTCCCGGAGGGCGTCCTGGAGAAGGGCCGCGCCCTGGTGGCCCGGCACGAGAGCGCGCACGTCGCTCCGGCGGCCCCCGCCGGCCGGCCGGCCCCCGTACGGGTCACGCTCGGCTGGCCCGAGGGCCTGCCCGACGGCGGACGGCACGGCTTCACGCCCGAGCACCGGGAGCACCTCGAGGAGGTCCTGCCCGCCCTGGCGGCGAGGATCGCGGAGGCGCTGGAGGGCGCGGGCGGCCCTGGGGCCGGCGAGCGGCCCGGATCCGGGGCCGGCGGCAGCGTCCTGGTACTCGGCTTCGAGGAGCTGATGTACGCGCCGCTGCGCCTCGCCGGCGCCCTGGAGGACGCCGGCCACGACGTCCGCTACTCGACCACCACCCGCTCGCCCGTCCTCGCCGTCGACGACCCCGGCTACGCGATACGCACCCGGCTCGTCTTCCCGGCCCACGACGACCCGGCCGACGGCCCCGGCGAGCGCTACGCGTACAACGTGGCGGGCGCCGGCTTCGGCACCGTCGTCCTCGTCGTCGACTCCGCCGCCGACACCCCGGAACTGCACGCCCCGGACGGCCTGCTCGCCCAGCTCGCCGCACACGTCCCGCGCGTCGTCCTCGCGGTCGTCCCCGCGTACACACCGGCCGTGCCCTCGTACGAGCCGTCCGTCACCTCGTCCACGCCCACGGTCTCCGAAGCTCCCGAAAGGAGCTCCATGCTGCCCGAGCCCCTCCGCGGCCCCGCCTTCTCCTCGTACGCGCCCGAGGAGGTCGGCTGGCTGCTCCAGGACCTCTCGGGCGTCGAGCTGGAGGCGCCCACCGAGGAACGCGAGGAAGCCATCCAGAGCGGCGGCGCGCACTACGCCGAATCGCTCCCCGTCGAGTACCAGCCCAGCGCCCGCTACCAGGAGCTCTTCCACTCCGCCCTGGAGGGCTCCGCCGCCCGCATGGCCCGCGCGGTCGGCACCGTCACCGAGACCGTCCTCGCCGAGCGCCCCGGCCGCAGCCCCGTCCTGGTCTCGCTCGCCCGGGCCGGCACCCCCGTCGGCGTCCTCATGCGCCGCTGGGCGAAGGCCCGTCACGGCCTCGACCTCCCGCACTACGCCGTCTCCATCGTGCGCGGCCGCGGCATCGACGCCAACGCGCTGCGCTGGCTCGCCGCCCACCACGACCCCGCCGACGTCGTGTTCGTCGACGGCTGGACCGGCAAGGGCGCCATCACCCGCGAACTCGCCGAAGCGATAAAGGAGTTCGAGAACGCGGATGGGATATCGGGCTTCGACCCGGAGATCGCGGTCCTGGCCGACCCCGGTTCCTGCGTCCGCACCTACGGCACCCGCGAGGACTTCCTCATCCCCTCCGCCTGCCTCAACTCCACGGTCTCCGGCCTGATATCCCGCACCGTGCTCCGCTCCGACCTCGTCGGACCGCACGACTTCCACGGCGCGAAGTTCTACCGCGAACTGGCCGGCTCCGATGTCTCCGGCGCCTTCGTCGACGCCGTCGCCGCCCGCTTCGACGAGGTCGCCGAGACCGTCGACGTGGACGTCAAGGAACTCCTCGCCGCCGACCGCACCCCCACCTGGGAGGGCTGGGCCGCCGTCGAGCGGATCAGCGAGGAGTACGGCATCCACGACGTGAA